One genomic window of Medicago truncatula cultivar Jemalong A17 chromosome 1, MtrunA17r5.0-ANR, whole genome shotgun sequence includes the following:
- the LOC11422286 gene encoding 2-hydroxyisoflavanone dehydratase — MASITTDATKHIISEIPTYITVYSDGTVDRPRQAPTVPPNPDHPNSPSKDIIISQNPNISARIYLPKNPTTKLPILVFFHGGGFFFESAFSKLYHEHFNVFVPQANSIVVSVEYRLAPEHPLPACYNDCWNSLQWVASNSAPNPVNPESWLINHGDFNRVFIGGDSAGGNIVHNIAMRAGSEALPNGVKLLGAILQQPYFYSSYPVGLESVKLKSSDKDFHYSVWNFVYPSAPGGIDNPMINPVGIGAPSLDGLGCDRIIICVAGKDGIRERGVWYYELVKKSGWKGKLELFEEEDEDHVYHIFHPESESGQKLIKHLASFLHE; from the coding sequence ATGGCATCCATCACCACCGATGCAACAAAACACATCATCTCAGAAATTCCTACCTATATCACAGTCTACAGCGACGGCACCGTCGACCGTCCACGGCAAGCACCGACAGTACCACCCAATCCCGACCACCCAAATTCACCATCCAAAGACATCATCATCTCTCAAAACCCCAACATCTCTGCTCGTATCTACCTCCCCAAAAACCCCACTACAAAACTTCCCATCTTGGTCTTCTTCCATGGCGGTGGTTTCTTCTTTGAATCCGCTTTCTCCAAACTCTACCACGAACACTTCAACGTCTTCGTTCCGCAAGCAAATTCAATAGTTGTTTCTGTTGAATACAGACTTGCTCCAGAACACCCTCTACCTGCTTGTTATAATGATTGTTGGAACTCACTCCAATGGGTTGCTTCCAATTCTGCCCCAAACCCCGTTAACCCGGAATCATGGTTAATTAACCACGGTGATTTCAACAGAGTTTTCATTGGTGGTGATAGTGCTGGTGGTAACATAGTTCATAACATCGCTATGCGTGCTGGCTCTGAAGCTTTACCTAATGGTGTTAAACTATTAGGAGCTATTTTACAACAGCCTTATTTCTATAGTTCATACCCTGTTGGATTAGAAAGTGTTAAACTTAAGAGTTCTGATAAAGATTTCCACTATTCTGTTTGGAATTTTGTGTATCCTTCAGCACCCGGTGGGATTGATAATCCTATGATTAATCCTGTGGGTATAGGGGCACCTAGTTTGGATGGACTTGGTTGTGACAGGATTATTATTTGTGTTGCTGGGAAAGATGGAATTAGGGAGAGAGGGGTTTGGTATTATGAGCTTGTGAAGAAGAGTGGTTGGAAAGGGAAATTGGAATtgtttgaagaagaagatgaagatcatgttTATCATATCTTTCATCCTGAATCTGAGAGTGGTCAAAAATTGATCAAGCATTTGGCTTCCTTTCTTCATGAGTAA
- the LOC112418667 gene encoding uncharacterized protein has protein sequence MLKPTSKNVMLKTLISSTDLFSVVKKIEGGSGSHSRKYHVAANQRLIDDYFANEPTYDDAMFRRRYWMQKHVFLRIVGELSISDNYFTQRVDAANKEGISPLAKCTTSMRMLAYGVAADAVDEYIKIGGTTTLKCLRRFCKGIIRLYEQVYLRAPTQDDLQRILHVSEMRGFTGMIGSIDSMHWEWKNCPKAWEGTLNDINVLDRSPVFDDVEQGKAPMMNFFVNQRPYNMAYYLPDGGMSERHRTCFWSASSSI, from the exons ATGTTGAAGCCTACTTCCAAAAACGTGATGTTGAAGACACTTATATCGTCAACCGATTTATTCAGTGtcgtaaaaaaaatagagggagGTAGTGGATCTCATAGTAGAAAATATCATGTAGCAGCAAACCAAAGACTCATTGACGACTACTTTGCCAATGAGCCTACATATGACGATGCAATGTTTCGTCGTCGGTACTGGATGCAAAAACACGTTTTCCTTCGAATCGTTGGAGAACTTTCAATTAGTGATAACTACTTCACCCAGCGAGTTGATGCCGCCAACAAAGAAGGTATATCACCGTTAGCAAAATGTACCACATCAATGCGAATGTTAGCATATGGTGTGGCAGCAGATGCGGTCgatgaatacatcaaaataggaggTACTACAACATTGAAGTGCTTACGTAGATTCTGTAAAGGAATCATACGATTGTATGAGCAAGTGTACCTGAGAGCACCAACCCAAGATGACCTTCAAAGAATACTACATGTTAGTGAAATGCGGGGTTTCACAGGGATGATCGGGAGTATTGATTCCATGCACTGGGAGtggaaaaattgtcctaaagcaTGGGAAG GAACGTTGAACGATATCAACGTTCTAGACCGGTCACCGGTGTTTGATGATGTGGAACAGGGAAAGGCTCCAATGATgaatttctttgtgaatcaacgtCCCTATAATATGGCATACTATCTACCTGATG GAGGCATGTCGGAAAGACATCGAACGTGCTTTTGGAgtgcttcaagctcgatttaa
- the LOC25485225 gene encoding 2-hydroxyisoflavanone dehydratase isoform X2 has product MATTDVPKHIISEIPTYITVYSDGTVDRPRQPPTVPPNPNHPNSPSKDIIISQNPNISARIYLPKNPTTKLPILVFFHGGGFFFESAFSKVHHEHFNIFIPLANSIVVSVEYRLAPEHPLPACYNDCWNSLQWVASNSAKNPVNPEPWLINHGDFNRVFIGGASAGGNIVHNIAMRAGSEALPNDVKLLGAILQHPLFYSSYPVGLENVKLKDFYSYLWNFVYPSAPGGIDNPMVNPVGIGAPSLDGLGCDRMIVCVAGKDKLRERGVWYYELIKKSGWKGKLELFEEEDEDHVYHIFHPESESGQKLIKHLASFLHEYSLSNSSNFRPFLLPPLCSSSQDVEGDSALRRIR; this is encoded by the exons ATGGCAACCACCGATGTACCAAAACACATTATCTCTGAAATTCCTACCTATATCACAGTCTACAGCGACGGCACAGTCGACCGTCCACGGCAACCACCGACGGTACCACCCAATCCCAACCACCCAAACTCACCATCCAAAGACATCATCATCTCtcaaaaccccaatatctccGCTCGTATCTACCTCCCCAAAAACCCCACCACAAAACTCCCCATCTTAGTCTTCTTCCATGGCGGTGGTTTCTTCTTCGAGTCCGCTTTCTCCAAAGTGCACCACGAACACTTCAACATCTTCATTCCACTAGCAAATTCAATAGTTGTTTCTGTTGAATACAGACTCGCTCCAGAACACCCTCTACCTGCTTGTTATAATGACTGTTGGAATTCACTCCAATGGGTTGCTTCTAATTCTGCGAAAAACCCAGTTAACCCGGAACCGTGGTTAATTAACCATGGTGATTTCAACAGAGTTTTCATTGGTGGTGCTAGTGCTGGTGGTAACATAGTTCATAACATCGCTATGCGTGCTGGCTCTGAAGCTTTACCCAATGATGTTAAATTATTAGGAGCTATTTTACAACACCCTTTATTCTATAGTTCATACCCTGTTGGATTGGAAAATGTTAAACTTAAAGATTTCTACTCTTACCTTTGGAATTTTGTGTATCCATCAGCACCTGGTGGAATTGATAATCCTATGGTTAATCCTGTGGGCATAGGGGCACCTAGTTTGGATGGACTTGGTTGTGATAGGATGATTGTTTGTGTTGCTGGGAAAGATAAACTTAGGGAGAGAGGGGTTTGGTATTATGAGCTTATAAAGAAGAGTGGTTGGAAAGGGAAATTGGAGTTGTtcgaagaagaagatgaagatcatgttTATCATATATTTCATCCTGAATCTGAGAGTGGTCAGAAATTGATCAAGCATTTGGCTTCCTTTCTTCATGA GTATTCTCTTTCAAATTCCTCCAATTTTCGTCCTTTTCTGCTGCCTCCATTGTGCTCATCTTCTCAAGATGTAGAAGGGGACTCAGCATTAAGGCGTATCAG GTAG
- the LOC25485225 gene encoding 2-hydroxyisoflavanone dehydratase isoform X1, whose protein sequence is MATTDVPKHIISEIPTYITVYSDGTVDRPRQPPTVPPNPNHPNSPSKDIIISQNPNISARIYLPKNPTTKLPILVFFHGGGFFFESAFSKVHHEHFNIFIPLANSIVVSVEYRLAPEHPLPACYNDCWNSLQWVASNSAKNPVNPEPWLINHGDFNRVFIGGASAGGNIVHNIAMRAGSEALPNDVKLLGAILQHPLFYSSYPVGLENVKLKDFYSYLWNFVYPSAPGGIDNPMVNPVGIGAPSLDGLGCDRMIVCVAGKDKLRERGVWYYELIKKSGWKGKLELFEEEDEDHVYHIFHPESESGQKLIKHLASFLHEYSLSNSSNFRPFLLPPLCSSSQDVEGDSALRRIRLLLKG, encoded by the exons ATGGCAACCACCGATGTACCAAAACACATTATCTCTGAAATTCCTACCTATATCACAGTCTACAGCGACGGCACAGTCGACCGTCCACGGCAACCACCGACGGTACCACCCAATCCCAACCACCCAAACTCACCATCCAAAGACATCATCATCTCtcaaaaccccaatatctccGCTCGTATCTACCTCCCCAAAAACCCCACCACAAAACTCCCCATCTTAGTCTTCTTCCATGGCGGTGGTTTCTTCTTCGAGTCCGCTTTCTCCAAAGTGCACCACGAACACTTCAACATCTTCATTCCACTAGCAAATTCAATAGTTGTTTCTGTTGAATACAGACTCGCTCCAGAACACCCTCTACCTGCTTGTTATAATGACTGTTGGAATTCACTCCAATGGGTTGCTTCTAATTCTGCGAAAAACCCAGTTAACCCGGAACCGTGGTTAATTAACCATGGTGATTTCAACAGAGTTTTCATTGGTGGTGCTAGTGCTGGTGGTAACATAGTTCATAACATCGCTATGCGTGCTGGCTCTGAAGCTTTACCCAATGATGTTAAATTATTAGGAGCTATTTTACAACACCCTTTATTCTATAGTTCATACCCTGTTGGATTGGAAAATGTTAAACTTAAAGATTTCTACTCTTACCTTTGGAATTTTGTGTATCCATCAGCACCTGGTGGAATTGATAATCCTATGGTTAATCCTGTGGGCATAGGGGCACCTAGTTTGGATGGACTTGGTTGTGATAGGATGATTGTTTGTGTTGCTGGGAAAGATAAACTTAGGGAGAGAGGGGTTTGGTATTATGAGCTTATAAAGAAGAGTGGTTGGAAAGGGAAATTGGAGTTGTtcgaagaagaagatgaagatcatgttTATCATATATTTCATCCTGAATCTGAGAGTGGTCAGAAATTGATCAAGCATTTGGCTTCCTTTCTTCATGA GTATTCTCTTTCAAATTCCTCCAATTTTCGTCCTTTTCTGCTGCCTCCATTGTGCTCATCTTCTCAAGATGTAGAAGGGGACTCAGCATTAAGGCGTATCAGGTTGCTTCTTAAAGGATAA